aggtgaggtttttaatgagggaggtcttcatggtttccaagcttgacttgtttcacatggtcaagcttgagggggagtgttgagatgaggtaataaagagaggatacattgatagagaaagaggattgaggcatacagtaactttggagttttaccacagtaactttagttttactgtggtaactcagttaaagcttggaaagtgatcttgcttcactttggagagttacccacgaccaaggagctcttggataaggaaggagcagtctggataaggtttcctcaagctagagaggctggagacaggctgtaaagtagacagcatctagtaaaagatgccaaagggatcaagcatgtgaagactcccattggatgcttttggatggctctctttgactacacatgctctgaatctctttcttatctctatgatttcgaaatgtattgtctctctctcataaatatgttgtaaacctcatctttaataattaatggagttttgagtctctctccttattctctcactaaaatctcttaatctctttaatcttttcatctgattatctctgattatttgaatcatgctctaatacacaaaagtgtatacatcttaggcaagcattgtaagaatgtgtttccaagaacatctactgtttatgaaaattgctttgatttgattcatactgatgtgtggactgcacctagtttctctagagacaatcataagtactttgtcacattcattgatgaaaaatctaaatacacctggttaacacttattccatcaaaagatagggtgatagatgcattcaagaactttcaagcttatgtgactaaccattatcatgctaagattaaaattttgagatcagataatggaggagagtacacaagctatgcgttcaaaagtcatctagatcatcatggaatacttcatcaaacaagctgtccctacacaccacaacagaatggtgtagctgagaggaagaacaggcacttgatggaggtggctcggtcattgatgttccaagccaatgtacctaagagattctggagtgatgctgtatccactgcttgctatctaatcaaccgaatgccgaccagggtgttgaaggatcaagcaccatttgaggtactgaacaagcgcaagccatctttggcatatatgaaagtgtttggatgcttgtgttatgtgttggtaccaggagagttgaggaacaagctagaagcaagaagccgaaaggcaatgttcattggctactcaacaactcaaaagggatataagtgttatgatccagaagctagaagggtactagtatctagagatgtgaagttcattgaagaaagaggatactatgaagagaagaatcaagaagacttgagggacctcacatcagataaggctggagtcttaaggattattttggaaggtcttggtatcaagatgaatcaggatcagtccacaagaaatagacaaccagaagagagctcaaatgaaccaagtagagctgctcaaacacctcaccttgatcatgaggggggaagtgaacctgaaactcaagaaaatggccaagaaggagtcggcttgagtgaagaaggagaagagttcaactcaggttctcatcatcaaggtgagcaagaccaaggagatgaagcacaagaaccacatatacaagatgagccggttcaagtgcaagaacaaccagtattgaggagaagcacaaggcttagaaaggatccttcctcttgggtaaacacgcgagtgtactacaatgcccaagctgtggagcatccttctcaagctgtgtgttcctttgctcaataccctgaagaacattgtgcattcatggttaacttggatgagaactatattccaagaagctatgaagaagcaatcatggataaagaatggaaggaatcagttggagctgaggcaggagccatgatcaagaatgatacatggtatgagagtgagttaccaaaagggaagaaggctgtgagtagtaaatggatattcacaatcaagtataaggctgatggaaaggttgagaggaagaagtcaaggctagtagcaagaggtttcactcaaacttatggagaagattacatagaaacctttgcaccagtagctaaactacatacaatacggattgtattaagcttggctgtgaatcttggatgggggttatggcaaatggatgtgaagaatgcattcttacaaggtgaacttgaggatgaagtatatatgcatccacctccaggcctagaacacttagtgaagagagggaatgtgttgagattgaagaaagctatctatgggctgaagcaatcaccaagagcttggtacaacaagctgagcactactctgaatggacgaggcttcaagaagtctgaactagaccacactctcttcacactcataactccctcaggtatgattgcacttcttgtgtatgttgatgatatcattatcacaggaagtgataaggaaggtatcatagcaaccaaggagttcattaaatccatgtttgagattaaagatttgggagaaatgaaatactttcttggaattgagatatgtagatccaaggaaggtttattcatgtcccaaaggaagtatacacttgatcttttgaaaggtgcaggtgcttatggaggtaagactgcaaggatgcctatggaggatggttacaaagtcccacgagagggggagattgaagacagcaaaccttatcaggatcctaaactctatagaacactagttggcaaattgatttatcttaccataactagacctgacatttgttttgctgtcaatcaggtgagtcaacatatgcaagttcctaaggagcatcattggcgcatggtgaagaggatcttgatgtatctcaacggctcacctgaccAAGgaatatggatgggttgcaatggaagcactgaagtggttggatactgtgatgcagattgggctggtgatagagcagacaggagatcaaccacaggctattgcacattcattggaggcaacttggtgacatggaagagtaagaagcagaaggtggtctcttgctcaagtgcagaagctgagtatagagctatgctgaagcttaccaacgagttggtgtggatcaaaggcatcttgaagcacttggagattgatcaagccacaccaatgacaatgcattgtgataaccaagcagccattcacattgcatccaactcggtgtttcatgagaggaccaagcacattgaagttgattgccacaaggtgaggcaaatgatcatcctaggagtcatcttgccatgttacacgaggagtgaagatcagttagctgatgtgttcaccaaggctgcaagacagaagacaatggagtccattcacatcaggttgggcctcattgatcttgggaagagaaggagctgatcctcttggctgtgaggtctttactctttttccctcatcaaggttttgtcccaatgggttttccttggtgaggtttttaatgaggaagatctcatagccatccaagcttaggcttttacaaagctaagcttgagggggagtgttgagatgagttgagacatgtgaagtaaagacacaaaggagttgagatcataaggagagcaaaagggttaagaggctgaataaggtgaaggggatggtacggatggagaggccgtaccaggccgtacaagtgaccaggccgtacaaggtgaaagcggtcaagtaactatccaagtaactttgatgtactgaggagaagttacactcggccaagaccttatccgaacgttgagaggataaggaaggcacggcttgacagctaggacaggctggcaagggctggaaaggaagagcatctggtcttggataagaaagatgcttcaaacgtgtggagatatccattggccggttcaaattaaagcttaggctctcctttgactctacatgcttatgtattcgaaaaccctaagtgtatggacctatatatatgtaatctcatcccttaataaagactagacagttctaaacaatctctctctatactcatttcattatgattctccattagtctctaatttgtctcttaatctcttattctcttctataatcctttctaaacttagataatcatctatatccttaaatctcatagttggtttccctttccagctgcaTACAGCCTGCCAAGTCGCGGTCTTATccttctctcaacggtctgatcaagtgctggtaactctccatagttaccatcacccttttcacaagtaaccatcctgaatagtgaagagTATTACCCAAGACTTGTACGGCCACTCCTCATGAACGGCCTGTACGGATTGTACTGACTAAGCCTCCTCAATCCCTTTCTTCCTAATGCTTCACCACTTCATACTCTCTCCTCACATACATTACTCAACACTTCAtctcatgatctcatctcaaagtgatctcatctcaacaacaTGAAACATGTAACTCATCTAGCATATCATCTAAGCGAGGAATAGGGTGTCTGTACttaactgttatgttgttgatggctctgcagtccacacacatcctccagcTTCCATCTTTTTTTGGTACCAAGAGGACAGGTACAGCACAAGGACTCAAACTCTCCCTGATATGTCCCTTATCCATTAGCTCATTGACTTGTTTCTGAAGCTCCTTGGTTTCCACAGGgttggtcctgtatgctggacggtttggtaaagtagctcctggtacaaaatcaatctgGTGCTCTATTCCCCTTATAGGCGGCAGACCTATTGGATTGTCCTCTGGGAACACATCTCTATACTCCTGCAAAAGGCACTCAATCTCCTCTGGAATCTCAGGAGCAGGGTTAGTAGTAGAGCTCAACAATTCTTTATAAACCACTAGTATCAAATTTGATTGTTCAATCACAGCAGTTTTGATATCTTTAGCAGTAGCAAAGAGGTTGAGTTTACTTACCTGGCTGGTCTCTTCAAGAAGCAAGGACTTGCTGGCGGCCTTGGActctcctctcttcattttGAGATGCATCTGATCCTGGTGTACCTCCTGAGGGGTCATTGGCGCCAGGGTAACTTGTTTCTCCTTATGGATAAAAGTGTAtctgttggtgaagccatcatgtactgatctcttatcatactgCCATGGACGACCAAGAAGGATGTGGCTAGCTTCAAGGGGTGCTACATCACAAGTGATCTCATCCTGGTACTTTCCCACTGATAGCAAGACcttcacttgtttggtgatcTTTAATCCACCCTCATCATTGATCCATTGCAAGAGATATGGTTTAGGATGTTTAAACACTTGAAGACCCAACTTCTCCACCAACTCAGCACTTGCTACATTAGTACAGCTGCCTCCATCAATGATCAGGCTACAAACCTTTTCTTGAACCAAACATATGGTGTGGAACAAGTTTTCCCTTTGCTCATCTTCTTTGGCTTTAGGTTGAGCATTGAGAAGTCTCCTGGTGACTAGTAGCTCTCCACGGACAGGGTACTCCACGCCTTCCTCATCTGACTCTTGGCCGGCGTCCTCCTCTTCAGATATCACCTCCCCGTTGGCTAAGATAGTCATCACCttcttgttggtgcactcattagcatagtgaccaAAGCCATGACACTTGAAACACTTAATGTTCCTGGTCTTAGTAGATGTGGctactcctttacccttgtcatCTCTCTTGGTCTCTACTGAAGAAGAACCGTCCTTGGACTTATCCCCTGGCTTATCTTCCTTGGAGTAGGCCGGTTTTGAAGCAGGAGTGT
The nucleotide sequence above comes from Brassica napus cultivar Da-Ae unplaced genomic scaffold, Da-Ae ScsIHWf_1473;HRSCAF=2065, whole genome shotgun sequence. Encoded proteins:
- the LOC125597502 gene encoding uncharacterized protein LOC125597502 encodes the protein MSEERRDGKQPEGSGEPAVQQINLNQVQFEAMMAEISRRMQNTYNLAQQANENLPGVNAGQERDAGAAGAQRARIGPIRGPRVEIGGRGVYGEHYQEDSTDESDDGSQASQHGRNYNRRRPATDNLGNLKLRIPPFHGKNDPDAYLEWEKKIELVFNCQQLTEERKVRLAATEFCGYAISWWDQIATTRRRNGEPQVASWFEMKTVMKKRFVPNHYGRDLHQKLRRLSQGSKSVEDYHQEMETLMLKADLEEGVEATMARFQGGLNRDIQDRLELQEYEDMDELLHKAILIEQQNKRKSSTRSSYTPASKPAYSKEDKPGDKSKDGSSSVETKRDDKGKGVATSTKTRNIKCFKCHGFGHYANECTNKKVMTILANGEVISEEEDAGQESDEEGVEYPVRGELLVTRRLLNAQPKAKEDEQRENLFHTICLVQEKVCSLIIDGGSCTNVASAELVEKLGLQVFKHPKPYLLQWINDEGGLKITKQVKVLLSVGKYQDEITCDVAPLEASHILLGRPWQYDKRSVHDGFTNRYTFIHKEKQVTLAPMTPQEVHQDQMHLKMKRGESKAASKSLLLEETSQVSKLNLFATAKDIKTAVIEQSNLILVVYKELLSSTTNPAPEIPEEIECLLQEYRDVFPEDNPIAYRTNPVETKELQKQVNELMDKGHIRESLSPCAVPVLLVPKKDGSWRMCVDCRAINNITVKYRHPIPRLDDMLDELHVSCC